A single window of Vibrio gazogenes DNA harbors:
- the mfd gene encoding transcription-repair coupling factor, producing the protein MTSLNPILSLPATQGPGDKKQIGNLTGASLALVAAELSHRHQHHTLLVTADPQMALKLQQEIEQFYSAGVTVFPDWETLPYDSFSPHQDIISDRISRLYHLPKQPGGITIIPVTTLLQRQSPRDFLLQHTLIVKQRDRFSLVKLREQLENAGYRHVDQVFGPGEYASRGAILDLFPMGSDLPYRFDFFDDEIDTIRTFDPENQRSIEEIQEVRLLPAHEFPTTATAIEAFRSRFRQRFEASREPESVYMQVSKGIWPAGIEYWQPLFFDHTETLFDYLPPETQLIVVGDIEPSIDRFLNDVHERYEQRRVDPLRPLLEPAELWLQKDQLFAMLKPFSQFQVHSKPVTEKAGRFNLQVSPLPEIKAQHQHKEPLAALRQFVESHTGQIVFSVESEGRREALLELLQRIKLRPTTLPSFQDACLSDEKYALILGTAEHGFILHEQQVALICESDLLGDRVVQRRKKDKRVTNSDAIIRNLAELKPGQPVVHIDHGIGRYIGLQTLEVGGITTEYVTLEYQGEAKLYVPVSALNLISRYSGGADENAPIHKLGGESWTRARRKAAEKARDVAAELLDVYAKRELKPGHVFALDREQYATFKASFPFEETDDQSMAINAVLSDMCQNKAMDRLVCGDVGFGKTEVAMRAAFVCTDNSKQVAVLVPTTLLAQQHFENFRDRFANHPIRVEVLSRFKTAKEQKQILQDVADGKIDILVGTHKLLSSELKFKDLGLLIVDEEHRFGVRQKEKVKAMRADVDILTLTATPIPRTLNMAMSGMRDLSIIATPPARRLAVKTFVRQSDPTIVREAVLREVMRGGQVYYLHNQVETIDKVAADLEKLIPEARITVAHGQMRERELERIMNDFYHQRFNLLVCTTIIETGIDVPTANTIIMHRADTLGLAQLHQLRGRVGRSHHQAYAYLLTPHPKAMTKDAVKRLEALASLEDLGAGFTLATHDLEIRGAGELLGEEQSGQIQSVGFTLYMEMLEQAVDALKSGKEPSLDDLLKTQTEVELRLPALLPDDYIPDINTRLSMYKQIASVSNPDELNELRVELIDRFGKLPDAALNLLEISKLKLEAAALNIKKIEAHSKGGYIEFDLNASINPAYLVQLLQSQPKQYGMDGPTKFKFTLPLEERNQRLGFIRDMLNEFQQNILPAS; encoded by the coding sequence ATGACCAGCTTAAATCCCATTCTATCGCTTCCGGCCACTCAAGGCCCGGGAGATAAAAAACAGATCGGTAACCTGACGGGTGCCAGTCTTGCACTGGTGGCAGCAGAGCTGTCCCATCGGCATCAACACCATACGCTGCTCGTCACTGCGGACCCGCAGATGGCGTTGAAATTACAGCAGGAAATCGAACAATTTTACTCAGCCGGTGTCACGGTATTCCCGGACTGGGAAACACTGCCTTATGACAGTTTTTCCCCGCATCAGGATATTATCTCTGATCGGATCTCACGGCTCTATCACCTGCCCAAACAACCGGGTGGGATAACGATTATCCCGGTGACGACATTACTGCAAAGACAGTCACCCCGCGATTTTTTGCTGCAACATACGCTGATCGTCAAACAAAGAGATCGCTTTTCTTTAGTAAAGCTCAGAGAACAACTTGAAAATGCCGGCTATCGTCATGTCGATCAAGTATTTGGCCCGGGTGAGTATGCAAGTCGGGGAGCTATTCTCGACCTGTTCCCAATGGGCAGCGACCTCCCCTATCGTTTTGACTTTTTTGATGATGAGATTGACACCATTCGAACCTTTGATCCGGAAAATCAGCGTTCGATAGAAGAAATTCAAGAAGTTCGGCTTCTGCCGGCTCACGAGTTCCCGACAACGGCCACGGCAATCGAAGCGTTCCGGAGCCGCTTTCGTCAGCGTTTTGAAGCCTCCAGAGAACCTGAATCCGTCTATATGCAAGTCTCAAAAGGGATATGGCCGGCAGGTATTGAATACTGGCAACCCTTGTTTTTCGATCACACTGAAACGCTCTTCGACTATTTACCGCCAGAGACTCAGCTGATTGTCGTCGGTGATATTGAACCATCGATTGATCGGTTTCTGAATGATGTTCATGAGCGTTATGAACAAAGACGCGTTGATCCATTACGGCCACTGCTTGAACCTGCTGAACTCTGGCTGCAAAAAGATCAACTTTTTGCCATGTTGAAACCTTTTTCACAATTTCAGGTTCATAGTAAACCTGTCACTGAAAAAGCGGGACGGTTCAATCTTCAAGTCTCCCCGCTCCCGGAAATCAAAGCGCAGCACCAGCATAAAGAGCCATTAGCAGCACTGCGTCAGTTTGTTGAATCCCATACGGGACAAATTGTATTCTCCGTCGAATCGGAAGGTCGTCGTGAAGCGCTGCTCGAACTCCTACAACGGATCAAATTACGCCCGACGACACTGCCGTCTTTTCAGGATGCTTGTCTGAGTGATGAAAAATATGCGTTGATCCTCGGAACGGCTGAGCATGGGTTTATCCTGCATGAACAACAGGTTGCCTTGATTTGTGAAAGTGATCTTCTTGGCGATCGGGTTGTCCAACGGCGAAAGAAAGACAAACGAGTCACCAATAGTGACGCGATCATCCGTAATCTTGCAGAACTCAAACCCGGCCAGCCCGTAGTTCATATTGATCATGGTATCGGACGTTATATCGGATTACAGACATTAGAAGTGGGTGGCATTACCACAGAATATGTCACGCTGGAATATCAGGGAGAAGCCAAGCTTTATGTTCCGGTTTCCGCACTGAACCTGATTAGTCGCTATTCCGGTGGTGCCGATGAAAATGCCCCGATTCATAAACTGGGTGGAGAAAGCTGGACCAGAGCGCGGCGTAAAGCCGCAGAGAAAGCCCGGGACGTCGCGGCCGAATTACTGGATGTCTACGCCAAACGAGAGTTAAAGCCGGGCCATGTCTTCGCGCTGGATCGTGAACAGTATGCGACGTTCAAAGCCAGCTTCCCGTTTGAAGAAACGGATGATCAGTCAATGGCGATCAACGCTGTTCTTTCAGACATGTGTCAAAACAAAGCCATGGATCGCTTAGTCTGCGGTGATGTCGGTTTCGGTAAGACAGAAGTTGCCATGCGCGCGGCCTTTGTCTGTACCGATAACAGCAAACAAGTCGCAGTTTTAGTGCCGACAACGTTGCTGGCGCAACAACATTTTGAAAACTTCAGAGACCGCTTTGCCAATCATCCCATCCGCGTTGAAGTTCTCTCTCGCTTTAAAACAGCCAAAGAACAGAAACAAATCCTGCAAGATGTGGCGGATGGCAAGATTGATATTTTAGTCGGCACCCATAAACTCCTCTCCAGCGAGTTGAAATTTAAAGATCTCGGGCTATTGATTGTTGATGAAGAGCACCGCTTCGGGGTGCGTCAGAAAGAAAAAGTCAAGGCGATGCGGGCAGATGTTGATATCCTCACGCTCACGGCAACACCGATTCCCAGAACGTTGAATATGGCAATGAGCGGGATGCGAGATTTATCCATCATTGCGACCCCACCCGCACGACGCTTAGCCGTTAAAACATTTGTCCGGCAAAGTGATCCGACGATTGTCCGAGAAGCAGTATTGCGTGAGGTCATGCGTGGCGGGCAGGTGTACTATCTGCATAATCAGGTTGAAACGATTGATAAAGTCGCGGCCGATCTTGAGAAACTGATTCCCGAAGCCCGGATTACCGTGGCACATGGTCAGATGCGTGAACGTGAACTGGAACGCATTATGAATGATTTTTATCATCAGCGTTTTAATCTGCTGGTTTGCACGACCATCATTGAAACGGGGATTGATGTACCGACCGCCAATACGATCATTATGCACCGGGCCGACACATTAGGCCTCGCGCAACTCCACCAGTTACGGGGACGAGTCGGGCGTTCACATCACCAAGCCTACGCTTACTTGTTGACCCCACATCCGAAAGCGATGACCAAAGATGCCGTCAAACGGTTAGAAGCTCTGGCTTCTCTTGAAGATCTGGGGGCCGGATTTACGCTTGCAACCCATGACCTTGAAATCCGGGGCGCGGGCGAGCTACTCGGTGAAGAACAGAGCGGACAAATCCAGTCCGTCGGCTTTACACTTTATATGGAAATGCTTGAGCAGGCGGTCGATGCGCTGAAATCCGGTAAAGAGCCTTCCCTCGACGACTTACTGAAAACGCAAACAGAAGTGGAACTCCGGTTACCGGCTCTGCTTCCCGATGACTATATTCCAGACATCAATACCCGCCTGTCGATGTATAAGCAAATCGCAAGTGTGTCGAATCCTGATGAACTGAATGAATTGCGGGTAGAATTGATTGATCGCTTTGGCAAACTGCCGGATGCTGCACTCAACCTGTTAGAAATCAGTAAACTGAAATTGGAAGCCGCTGCACTGAACATTAAGAAAATTGAAGCACACAGTAAAGGTGGTTATATTGAATTTGATCTTAATGCTAGTATTAATCCCGCGTATTTAGTGCAACTCTTACAGTCTCAACCCAAACAATACGGAATGGATGGCCCAACGAAGTTTAAATTTACCCTGCCGCTGGAAGAACGAAACCAACGACTGGGTTTTATCCGAGATATGCTGAATGAATTTCAGCAAAATATACTACCGGCTTCCTGA
- a CDS encoding PilZ domain-containing protein, protein MVEQEFFTVQHALTINIEPLAAGASFPSEEVFESEIPVPFIVACEFSHLDQLGDVARQELKNNDFKNLIQLLDSQNTKLNMLLNFMLSQQDDPQQRHQTESFGASQFTYVSHQPLDIDTLLRVKLFLDHPPAAIYCYAHVGNCQAEDEHYLVTVKYDLLRESDQDLLIRAALYQQQKLLRRRSLERNK, encoded by the coding sequence ATGGTCGAACAAGAGTTTTTTACAGTGCAACATGCACTCACAATCAATATCGAGCCTTTGGCGGCAGGGGCATCATTCCCTTCTGAAGAGGTATTTGAAAGTGAAATCCCTGTACCATTTATTGTTGCATGTGAATTCAGTCATCTTGACCAACTTGGTGATGTGGCCCGGCAAGAACTGAAAAATAATGATTTTAAAAATCTCATTCAGTTGCTGGATAGTCAAAATACCAAATTAAACATGCTGCTGAACTTTATGTTGTCTCAGCAAGATGATCCTCAGCAACGCCACCAGACTGAATCGTTTGGTGCCAGCCAGTTTACTTATGTCAGCCATCAACCGCTAGATATCGATACATTACTACGCGTCAAACTGTTTCTGGATCATCCACCTGCCGCTATATATTGTTATGCTCATGTTGGCAACTGTCAGGCTGAAGACGAACACTATCTTGTGACCGTGAAATATGACCTCCTGAGAGAATCCGATCAGGATTTATTAATTCGAGCCGCTCTATATCAACAGCAGAAACTACTCCGTCGTCGCTCTCTTGAAAGAAATAAATAG
- the lolC gene encoding lipoprotein-releasing ABC transporter permease subunit LolC, translating to MFRPVSVFIGFRYLRGQSGDRFSRFVSRISTVGITIGVLALVTVLSVMNGFESQLKNRILGVLPHAVVYQGHERTQWQATPPSFLQQFPAQSSPEPIVRSEAVVQSASELSAGIMLGIEPQDNDPLAQYLIIGTMQDLHAGDYTLFLGHQLARQLNVSQGDKVRLMVTQASQFTPLGRIPSQRNFTVAGIFNTGSDIDAQLMITHIHDAQRLLRFNEHTISGWRLSFADPFMVSELAKKPLPQGWHWSDWRDQRGELFQAVRMEKNMMGLMLGLIVAIAAFNIISALIMVVMEKQSEVAILKTQGMTNLQVLFVFIVQGASSGIAGALSGGILGILTASYLNSILQILGVDLIAMGGSLPVMIRPSQIVVVELLTIALSLLATLYPSLRASSVHPAEALRYE from the coding sequence ATGTTTCGTCCTGTTTCGGTATTTATAGGGTTCAGATATTTACGAGGACAGTCAGGTGATCGGTTCAGCCGTTTTGTTTCCCGTATTTCAACGGTCGGTATCACCATCGGTGTGTTAGCGCTGGTCACGGTCTTGTCGGTCATGAATGGCTTTGAGTCTCAACTGAAAAACCGGATTCTCGGGGTTTTACCGCATGCGGTGGTTTATCAGGGACATGAACGAACCCAATGGCAAGCAACGCCGCCGTCTTTCCTTCAACAGTTTCCCGCGCAATCCTCCCCTGAACCAATTGTACGCAGTGAAGCGGTTGTTCAGAGTGCGAGCGAGCTATCGGCCGGCATCATGCTAGGGATTGAGCCTCAGGACAACGATCCACTTGCACAATATTTGATCATCGGAACGATGCAAGATTTACATGCCGGAGATTATACACTTTTCCTCGGTCATCAGTTAGCAAGACAACTGAATGTTTCTCAAGGCGATAAAGTCCGTCTGATGGTGACACAAGCGAGTCAGTTTACACCTCTGGGGCGCATTCCCAGTCAACGCAACTTTACCGTCGCCGGTATCTTTAACACCGGTTCTGATATCGATGCTCAACTGATGATTACCCATATCCATGATGCGCAGCGGCTATTACGTTTCAATGAGCACACCATTTCCGGCTGGCGATTGTCGTTTGCCGACCCTTTTATGGTCTCTGAACTGGCGAAAAAACCATTACCACAAGGGTGGCACTGGAGTGACTGGCGGGATCAGCGTGGCGAATTATTTCAGGCCGTGCGGATGGAAAAAAACATGATGGGGCTGATGCTGGGACTGATTGTCGCCATCGCCGCTTTTAATATTATTTCTGCGTTGATCATGGTTGTGATGGAAAAACAGTCAGAAGTGGCGATTTTGAAAACGCAGGGGATGACCAATTTGCAGGTTCTGTTTGTCTTTATTGTTCAGGGGGCCAGCAGTGGTATTGCCGGTGCGCTGAGTGGTGGTATTCTCGGCATCCTGACTGCGAGTTACCTGAATTCGATTTTACAAATATTGGGGGTGGACTTGATTGCGATGGGCGGTTCGTTACCCGTGATGATTCGGCCCAGCCAAATTGTAGTGGTGGAGTTGCTGACCATTGCTTTGAGTCTTTTGGCAACCTTATATCCTTCACTCCGTGCATCGTCCGTTCATCCAGCAGAGGCTTTACGATATGAATAA
- the lolD gene encoding lipoprotein-releasing ABC transporter ATP-binding protein LolD: protein MNNLLECRQLTKIYREGELATHVLQGVSFSMQPGEFASIVGSSGSGKSTLLHILGALDQPTSGDVTFLGHDMLQLRSAQQAKIRNQHIGFVYQFHHLLADFSALENVAMPLLIGGESVANATHTAQQWLARVGLDHRLSHRPSELSGGERQRVAIARALVNKPSLVLADEPTGNLDHQTALAVYELMRELNEDSQTAFLVVTHDQELAGKMNRILTMKDGLLTS from the coding sequence ATGAATAATCTCCTTGAATGTCGCCAGCTCACTAAAATTTATCGGGAAGGAGAGCTTGCGACACATGTCTTACAAGGTGTCAGCTTTTCGATGCAGCCTGGAGAGTTTGCTTCGATAGTGGGGTCATCCGGCTCGGGGAAAAGCACCTTACTACACATCTTAGGGGCTCTTGATCAACCCACCAGTGGCGATGTGACGTTTTTAGGTCATGACATGTTGCAGCTCCGCTCCGCGCAGCAGGCAAAAATCCGTAATCAACACATTGGCTTTGTGTATCAGTTTCATCACTTACTCGCCGATTTTTCAGCATTAGAAAATGTGGCAATGCCGTTGCTGATTGGTGGTGAGTCAGTTGCCAATGCGACCCACACGGCGCAACAATGGCTTGCCCGTGTCGGGCTTGATCACCGGCTCTCTCATCGCCCGAGTGAACTTTCGGGCGGCGAGCGGCAACGGGTTGCGATAGCCCGGGCGCTGGTCAACAAACCATCTCTGGTATTAGCGGATGAACCAACTGGTAATCTGGATCATCAGACGGCCCTGGCTGTGTATGAGCTAATGAGAGAGTTGAATGAAGATTCTCAGACAGCATTTTTAGTGGTCACGCATGATCAGGAACTTGCGGGAAAAATGAATCGTATTCTGACGATGAAAGACGGTTTACTGACGTCGTAA
- the lolE gene encoding lipoprotein-releasing ABC transporter permease subunit LolE: MISSLSLMIGRRFSRSKKRNKLVSFISMSSTLGIAFGVAVIVIGLSAMNGFERELDNRVLSVIPHGEFEGVEGPLQAWPAMMKKVTSFPQIVAAAPYVRFTALAEKGQQLKAIEVRGIDPEMERHVSELSRYITGQTFTKASPGKHQVILGQGVAQRLGVHVGDALTLMVPNMSGGAKSLKAPQRIRVTLVGVLALHGQIDHNLALIPLEDAQQYTSIGSAVTGVSVKVHDVFRAEQIVRQVGNQLNQYVYLRSWQRQYGYLYRDIQLVRTILYLVMVLVIGVASFNIVSTLMMAVKDRAAEIAILRTMGASDRLIRQIFMWQGIFSGVLGSLCGSVIGVLVAMNLTGLIQQLESLIGHHFLSGDIYFVDFLPSQVEVRDVVLVSGTAILLSLAATFYPALKASRLNPATVLSSR; encoded by the coding sequence GTGATTTCATCATTATCTCTGATGATTGGTCGTCGTTTTAGCCGTTCCAAAAAAAGAAACAAACTGGTTTCCTTTATTTCAATGTCCTCCACTCTAGGGATTGCTTTCGGGGTGGCTGTGATTGTGATTGGTTTATCAGCGATGAACGGGTTTGAAAGAGAATTAGATAACCGGGTTCTATCAGTGATCCCGCATGGTGAATTTGAGGGGGTCGAAGGGCCGCTCCAAGCATGGCCGGCCATGATGAAGAAAGTCACTTCTTTTCCTCAGATTGTTGCGGCAGCACCTTATGTCCGGTTTACCGCGTTGGCAGAGAAAGGCCAGCAACTGAAAGCGATAGAGGTCCGTGGTATTGACCCAGAGATGGAGCGTCACGTGTCTGAGCTTTCCCGCTATATCACGGGACAGACATTTACGAAGGCTTCTCCCGGTAAGCATCAGGTCATCCTCGGGCAGGGCGTTGCCCAACGTTTGGGTGTCCATGTCGGTGACGCTTTGACATTGATGGTGCCGAATATGTCTGGGGGAGCCAAATCACTGAAAGCCCCTCAACGGATACGGGTCACATTGGTTGGCGTATTGGCACTGCATGGGCAGATTGATCACAATCTGGCATTGATTCCTCTGGAAGATGCACAGCAATATACCAGTATTGGTTCAGCGGTGACCGGTGTATCCGTCAAAGTACATGATGTGTTCCGTGCCGAGCAGATTGTGCGTCAGGTCGGTAATCAGCTCAATCAATATGTTTATCTGCGAAGCTGGCAGCGGCAGTACGGCTATCTTTACCGGGATATTCAGTTGGTGCGTACAATTTTGTATCTGGTGATGGTTCTCGTGATTGGGGTGGCAAGTTTTAATATTGTTTCAACCTTAATGATGGCGGTGAAAGATCGCGCTGCGGAAATTGCGATTTTGAGAACGATGGGGGCTTCGGATCGCTTGATTCGGCAGATATTCATGTGGCAGGGAATTTTTTCCGGTGTATTGGGTAGCCTGTGTGGCAGCGTCATTGGCGTATTGGTTGCAATGAATCTCACCGGGCTGATTCAACAACTTGAATCACTCATCGGTCATCACTTTTTATCGGGTGATATTTATTTTGTCGACTTTCTGCCATCTCAAGTGGAAGTCCGAGATGTGGTGTTGGTGTCTGGAACCGCAATTTTGTTAAGCCTGGCTGCGACATTCTATCCCGCCTTGAAGGCGAGTCGTCTTAATCCCGCAACCGTTCTTTCTTCCCGATAG
- a CDS encoding DUF2062 domain-containing protein: MPKKLIKRFLPDRELIKRQKALRIFGNVLYNPNLWCLNRRSAAGAFAVGLFMAFVPLPSQMIMSAGLAIACGVNLPLSVALVWVSNPITMPVLFYFAYKLGAWVLHEPPQHFHFELSWSYITQQMSTIAPSLVVGCLICGVVCALLGYFGIHGLWRYSVVRSWQKRQLK, translated from the coding sequence ATGCCTAAAAAATTAATTAAGCGATTCTTACCAGACAGGGAACTAATCAAACGGCAAAAAGCCCTGAGAATCTTTGGTAACGTGTTGTATAACCCCAATTTATGGTGTCTGAACCGTCGTTCAGCTGCTGGTGCTTTTGCTGTCGGCTTATTTATGGCATTTGTTCCGCTGCCCAGTCAGATGATTATGTCTGCTGGACTTGCTATCGCATGTGGTGTCAATCTCCCACTCTCTGTTGCCTTGGTTTGGGTCAGTAACCCGATCACCATGCCCGTCCTCTTCTATTTTGCTTATAAGCTGGGCGCTTGGGTGCTCCATGAACCGCCCCAACACTTTCATTTCGAACTGTCTTGGAGCTATATCACGCAACAGATGTCAACCATTGCACCTTCACTGGTTGTGGGCTGTTTAATTTGTGGTGTCGTCTGTGCCCTGCTCGGCTATTTTGGGATTCATGGTTTGTGGCGTTACTCCGTGGTCAGGAGCTGGCAAAAGCGACAATTAAAGTAA
- a CDS encoding DNA internalization-related competence protein ComEC/Rec2, with the protein MIYCWWGVLLLFFALRIHQLWYTIGICTALILVLLHGNIFKRQSDVLFQSKHDITINVKVDSFFTPNSFGYSAQAQVLSINNTPIRWWMQPKVKLYTTGQYDPGDILKMSVTIKPITGVFNEAGFDSERYFFSQGIVAKVFARSDIEVKKSGDTWRYRLFQQVAQQLRDDSLKGIILALSFANRHDLTEQQWQVLKESGLAHLIAISGLHIGIAYSFGFLLGIPVSRLGRRWLWTPVILGGCSALIYAWLAGFSLPTQRAILMLLIHIVLRMNHSRVSLRERFLLTLSGILTIHPFAGISASFWMSFAAVFFVLYLVNQERDVLHRDRVGKLIRQMKGHLVLMIGMLPVSAYFFGGVSLISPLYNLVFIPWFSVLVVPLVFVGLLVTSLGGSAILIWQVIHGLLEPVMWAASFAGPAWLFTPSHLIALLIIATTVVLLWPILSSRSLGFFLVMMCGFSVGRNTTTDWQIDILDVGHGLSVLIGRHGHYILYDTGKSWPGGSMVQSVVTPILRQRGIRHLDGLILSHLDNDHAGGRFELEKVWHPQWKRASEFLPGYQPCAQGHSWQWQGLTFDVLWPPKRVVKADNDASCTLRISDDDGHSILLTGDIEKGSEWQMLQQDLPLGSDVVIVPHHGSDTSSSPLWVKRVGAELAIASLAGVNRWHLPNKGVVKRYQQNGTQWLDTAISGQVRVIISGQKREVNTMRSETFSPWYRQTLRKQVEWRGYSR; encoded by the coding sequence ATGATTTATTGCTGGTGGGGTGTCTTACTGCTGTTTTTTGCTCTCCGGATTCATCAATTGTGGTACACAATTGGTATATGCACCGCATTGATATTGGTATTACTTCACGGAAATATATTCAAACGACAATCTGACGTTCTATTTCAATCTAAGCACGATATTACCATAAACGTTAAAGTTGACAGCTTTTTTACACCAAATAGTTTTGGCTATAGTGCGCAAGCGCAAGTGTTATCGATAAATAACACACCTATTAGGTGGTGGATGCAACCAAAAGTCAAGCTATATACAACGGGTCAATACGACCCCGGTGATATATTGAAAATGTCGGTAACGATCAAACCGATTACCGGTGTATTCAATGAAGCAGGATTTGATAGTGAACGCTATTTTTTCAGTCAAGGTATTGTGGCAAAAGTATTCGCCCGTTCTGATATTGAGGTAAAAAAGTCAGGAGATACTTGGCGTTATCGTCTGTTTCAGCAAGTGGCTCAGCAGCTCCGGGACGACTCGTTGAAAGGCATTATCTTGGCGCTTTCTTTTGCTAACCGTCATGATTTAACGGAGCAACAGTGGCAGGTTCTGAAAGAGAGTGGTTTAGCACATTTGATTGCTATCTCTGGTTTGCACATCGGTATTGCTTATTCATTTGGTTTTTTGCTTGGTATCCCCGTTTCTCGTTTAGGCCGTCGCTGGTTATGGACACCCGTTATCTTGGGTGGCTGTTCAGCTTTGATTTACGCATGGTTAGCCGGTTTTTCACTGCCGACCCAACGGGCGATACTGATGTTACTTATCCATATTGTACTCAGGATGAACCATAGTCGAGTCAGTCTCAGAGAGCGATTTTTACTCACGTTGAGCGGTATATTAACCATTCATCCGTTTGCTGGTATTTCAGCCAGTTTCTGGATGTCGTTTGCTGCGGTTTTCTTTGTCTTGTATTTGGTGAATCAAGAAAGAGATGTTCTACACCGTGATCGCGTTGGAAAACTGATACGACAGATGAAAGGGCATCTTGTATTAATGATCGGTATGTTGCCGGTCAGTGCTTACTTTTTTGGCGGGGTGAGTCTGATTTCCCCCCTGTATAACTTGGTATTTATTCCTTGGTTCAGTGTCTTGGTGGTACCTTTAGTTTTTGTCGGTTTGTTGGTCACGAGTTTAGGGGGCTCGGCCATCCTCATATGGCAGGTCATTCATGGGCTACTTGAACCGGTTATGTGGGCTGCCAGTTTCGCCGGACCGGCTTGGTTGTTTACCCCTTCTCATCTTATTGCTCTCTTGATTATTGCCACAACGGTTGTGTTACTTTGGCCCATCTTATCATCCCGTAGTCTCGGTTTTTTTCTGGTCATGATGTGCGGCTTTTCCGTTGGACGTAATACAACAACCGACTGGCAGATTGACATTCTGGATGTCGGTCATGGTTTGTCAGTCTTAATTGGGAGACATGGGCATTACATTCTCTATGACACGGGTAAAAGCTGGCCGGGTGGGAGTATGGTTCAGTCGGTGGTCACACCCATTTTAAGACAGCGAGGGATTCGTCATCTCGATGGTTTAATTCTCAGTCATTTGGATAATGATCATGCCGGGGGGCGTTTTGAACTTGAAAAAGTCTGGCATCCCCAATGGAAACGAGCCAGTGAGTTTCTGCCGGGATATCAGCCTTGTGCGCAAGGGCATTCATGGCAATGGCAAGGATTAACGTTTGATGTTTTATGGCCACCGAAACGTGTTGTAAAAGCAGATAATGATGCTTCATGTACGCTTCGGATTTCTGATGATGACGGACATTCTATTCTGTTGACCGGTGATATTGAAAAGGGGAGTGAATGGCAGATGTTACAACAGGACCTGCCGCTTGGCAGTGACGTGGTGATTGTGCCTCATCATGGCAGCGATACATCCTCTTCTCCTTTATGGGTTAAACGGGTTGGTGCCGAGTTAGCGATTGCCTCTTTAGCTGGGGTGAATCGCTGGCATTTACCGAATAAGGGAGTCGTCAAACGCTATCAGCAAAATGGCACGCAATGGCTGGATACGGCTATATCCGGTCAGGTTCGGGTCATCATTTCCGGTCAAAAACGCGAGGTCAATACAATGCGTAGTGAGACCTTCTCGCCATGGTATAGGCAGACGCTGCGTAAACAGGTAGAATGGCGCGGTTATTCTCGATGA